The DNA region GTGGCCACTCTGTGGCAGACCAACCCGGTCAGCCCACCGGCGAACGGTTCGGTGTCCAGCCAGCTAGCGATCGCTACCACTGAGACCACGCCTGCCGGGTCGTTCGATCTGACCGTGACCGGAACCTCGGGCAGTCTCACGCACAGCGCGACCGTGCGGGTGACGGTCACCGATCCCGGTGGTGGTGGCGGGGCTGTGTTCGCTGATGATTTCGAGTCGAATAAGGGTTGGACGGTGAATCCGTCTGGTACGGATACGGCTACTGGTGGTCGGTTTGAGCGTGGTGACCCGGGGGAGACGCGGGAGACGCGTAACAACCGGGTTATTCAGTTGGGTGATGTGACCAGTGGTGTGAATGGGTTGATCACTGGTGCGGCCGCGGGTGCCGCCGATGGTGCCAACGATCTTGATGGTGGTGTGACGTCGGTTCGGTCGCCGCAGATCAGTGTTCCGGCGTCGGGTACTACGGCGCTGTCGTTGAAGTACACCTACGCGTACGGCAACAACTCCACTCAGGACGACTATCTCAGGGTGTCGGTTGTCGACGGCGCTAATCGGACGAAGGTGTTGGAACGGCTCGGTGCGGCCTCTGATGGTCGTGGCGGTGTGTGGGAGTCTGGTTCGGCTGATCTCACAGCGTTCGCGGGCCGAAGCGTTCACCTTCTCGTCGAGTCCGCGGACGCTGGTAGCGGCAGTCTCTGGGAAGCGGCCATCGACGACGTCGCTGTCACCAATAGCGGTGGCGCGGCAGCGCAAGCACTGAAGTCCGGTGCGAGCGCGGCCAATCCGACCGTGCCGTCGCGCACGACGTCGATCGAACCAAGCCGTCGGGTGACGTCCACATTGGAACGAACTGCTGTCTGACCAGTCAGATCGCCCGTTCCGGCGGAAGGAGGCTTCGATGTTCACGGACAGCATCTCATGCAGGGAATGAACTCCGGGTCAGACGATTTCCTTCGGATCAAAGGTCGTCGATGGGACAGCGGTCACGGCGGTGTTCGAAGCGCTGGGCAGGGCAGCACCGAACGCGCCTGCGCCTGTGGGTGCTGACCGCTGATCCGTCGGCGACGGTAGGCCCGTTCAACCACCTGCTGACCAACATCGCCGAAAAGAGCGATACCGGTCTCAGGCAGGCCGCCGTCAACGATCGTTCCGATATCTGACCCCTGCCGCCGGCCCGCGGGCCACCTCAACCCGCGGGCCGGCACCCCTTAGTCACCACCACGTTCGACGGACCCGACCCGCGAGCGGCGACGTCGAACCAGCTGAGCTCCGGTGTGCGGGGTACACCCTCCTCCCGTCCCCGCACACCGGTCCCACCACGAGGGAGCCCAGATGTACCTGTCCACCACCAGAGCCGCCGCCCGCGCTCCCGGCGACCGGGTACGGCGGCGACCGGTCGGGGGCGTGCCGGTGTCCGGCACCGTGATCGGTCTCGGCCTGGTCAGCATGTTCACCGACATGTCCGCCGAGATGGTCACCGCGATCCTGCCGATGTACCTCATCTACGGCGTCGGCGTCGGATACCTGGAACTCGGCGCCATAGACGGTTTGTACACCGGGGCGACCGCGGTGCTCCGCCTCGCCGGAGGGTATGCCGCCGACCGCCTTGGCCGTCCCAAGGCAGTTGCGGCCGTGGGCTACGGCTTGTCCGCCGTCACCAAGCTGGGCTTCCCACTCGTCGGTGGCTCGGTTCCCGGCATCGGAGCCGTCCTGGCGTGTGATCGGGCGGGCAAGGGCATCCGCACCGCTCCCCGCGACGCCATGATCACCCTGGCGACCCCGCGCGCCGGACTGGGCCGGGCGTTCGGCCTGCACCGCGCTCTGGACACCGCGGGCGCTCTGCTCGGCCCGCTCATCGCCTTCGCCCTGATCGCGGGCGTCGCGGTGGGCTACGACGCGGTGTTCACCGTGAGCTTCGGGCTGGCGGTGATCGGGCTGATCGTCCTGTTGTTCTTCGTCACAGCTCCACCGGCCACGCCGACCAAGGGCGCTCAGGTGGGCCTGCGCGCCGGTCTTGCCCTGTTCCGTGGCCGAGGGCTGCGGCGCATCGGCCTCGCGGCCGGACTGCTCGGCGTGTGCACGGTCGGCGACATGTTCCTCTACCTGGCGCTGCAACAGCGCACCGATCTGCCGCCTGCCGTGCTGCCGCTTCTCCCGCTTGGCACAGCTTTGGTGTTCATGGCCGCCGCGGTCCCCGTCGGCAGGCTCGCCGACCGCCTCGGCCGCTGGCGGGTGTTCCTCACCGGGCACGTGGTACTCGTCGCCGTGTACCTGTTGGTCGCGACCGCGCCGAGCCTGCCCGTCGCGGCTCTCGTCCTCGTATGTCACGGTCTTTTCTACGCCGCCACCGACGGCGTACTCATGGCCCTTGCCGCGCCGCACATTCCCGAGCACCTGCGCGGCACCGGCTTGGCCGTGGTCCAGACCGTCCAAGCGCTCGCCCGAGCCACCGGCGCGGTCCTGTTCGGTGTACTCGCGGCGGGAATCGCGCTCGGGCCCGCGTTCGCCGTCGCCACCGCCGCTCTTGCCTGCACCCTGATGATCGCGGCCCGCATCGGCCGCCGGGAGGAACAACCGTGACCGCCACCCTCGATCGGCGGACCCGACAGCCCATCGGGTCCAAGCACCGCCACCGGATCGGAATCGTCCTCATCGTCGCGGTGATCGCCGCCGTGTCCATCTACATAGGACTCAAGAGCACACCGGAACCGCAAGCCGACGCCCAGCGTATCGACCTCGGCCGTCCCGGCACCCTCCTGTATGTGGACGCCGCCACCAGCCGAGTCCACCAAGCTCCCCTCACGGAACCTGACCGTGCCATCGCGGGCGACGTGCTCTGCCAACGTGTCCACGCCGCGGCGGGAACCATGGCGTGCCTTCGCGCCGACGGCGCGGGCGCTACCGACATCACTGTCTATGATCGCGACCTGCGCGAACGACTGGCTCTGTCGGAATGGGGACTGCCCAGCCGAACCCGGGTGTCACCCTCGGGCCGCCTCATCGCCTGGACCGTCTTCCGCAGCGGCGACTCGTACCTGTCCGCCGGGATGTTCTCGACCACAACCGGCATCTACGACCTGACGGCGGGGCAGCACTACGGCTCGCTTGAGGACTTCGCCGTGCGTGTGGGCGGGACGCCTTACACGGAACAAGACGTGAACTTCTGGGGCGTTACCTTCACCGACGACGACCGCATCTTCTTTGCGACCATGTCGTCGCGGGGCAAGACCTGGCTCATCCGCGGCGACATCACCACCCGCACCCTCGACACCGTCCGCGAGAACGTCGAGTGCCCCTCCCTCTCCCCGGACGGCACCCGGATCGCCTACAAATTCCGCACCGGCGACCGCTGGCGTCTCCACGTCCTGAATCTCGCGACCGGCGCCGACGTCGCTCTGGCCGATTCGGCTCACCTCGACGACCAGGCCCTGTGGCTCGACAACGACACCGTCGCCTACGCCCGTCCCCACGACGATCGCCCCGCCATCCACACCGTGCCCGCGGACGGCTCTGGTTCCCCGGAACTGCTGCTCCCTGCCGCGTCCTCACCCGCGATCATCGGCCTCCCGGCCGGATGACGGACACCAGTCCCGCATGTTCTCAGGTCATCGGGAAGACCCTCACATCCTGGCTCGCCCCACCTTTCCAGCGCCTATCCGGCGCTCCTGCAGGAGGCACGCGTGAAACGCAAACGCCTGTCCGTGATGATCAGCGCGGCGGCCGCCTTGGCCTTGATCGCCACCGCGGGCCCGAACGCGGCTGGTCATGATTCCGCCGCCGCGGGCTCTCGGGCATCGGCCGAGTACCACGTACTCGGAGTCACCTCTGTCCATCAGCGCACCGCCATCAGCAGAACGGGCGCGGCGATCAACGGGGTCGAGGACAGCCGGATCCTGATCACCGCCACGGAGTCGGAAGTCGCCACGATTCGCGGACTCGGCTTCACCGTCGGCGCCGAGGAACCGATGACGATCCAGGCCGACGGCGCCACGGCCATGGACTTCCCGCCGACACACTCGGACTACCACAACTACTCGGAGATGGTCACCGAGATCAACCGGGTCGTCGCCGCCCACCCGAGCCTGATCACCAAGCAGGTGATCGGCAGTTCGTACGAGGGGCGCGAGCTGTACGCGCTCAAGATCTCCGACAACGCGGGCACGGACGAGAACGAGCCCGAGGTCCTGTTCACCCACCACCAGCACGCCCGCGAGATCCTCACCGTCGAGATGGCGCTGTACCTGGCCAACGAGCTGACCGCCCAGTACGCCACGGACACGCGGATCAAGAATCTGGTGGACAACCGGGAGATCTGGATCCTGCCCAACGTCAACCCCGACGGCGGCGA from Alloactinosynnema sp. L-07 includes:
- a CDS encoding MFS transporter — its product is MYLSTTRAAARAPGDRVRRRPVGGVPVSGTVIGLGLVSMFTDMSAEMVTAILPMYLIYGVGVGYLELGAIDGLYTGATAVLRLAGGYAADRLGRPKAVAAVGYGLSAVTKLGFPLVGGSVPGIGAVLACDRAGKGIRTAPRDAMITLATPRAGLGRAFGLHRALDTAGALLGPLIAFALIAGVAVGYDAVFTVSFGLAVIGLIVLLFFVTAPPATPTKGAQVGLRAGLALFRGRGLRRIGLAAGLLGVCTVGDMFLYLALQQRTDLPPAVLPLLPLGTALVFMAAAVPVGRLADRLGRWRVFLTGHVVLVAVYLLVATAPSLPVAALVLVCHGLFYAATDGVLMALAAPHIPEHLRGTGLAVVQTVQALARATGAVLFGVLAAGIALGPAFAVATAALACTLMIAARIGRREEQP